TAGATTGTGATTCTTAAAGTGTTAAGAGAGATTATCATGATGGTTGATCTCAATAGTGCTGCATGTACATTATAACCCCggccatatttttattttttattttgtttatatggtTTATGAGATGAGTTTGTATGCCTTGACAATGTGAATTGGTTCCTAAAAAGGATGATAAGCAATCCATTTTGCTTAAGATGAGAACCAAATACAgtttttaacttttaacttttgGAACTGATTTAGGTTAAAACTAAAGTAATAACTGAATCATTTTCTATCATACTTAACTGTCAAGTATTTTGTCATGCCATAGGTTAATCATGTCATCAGCCCATTGTTGGATGTCTACTTTCCTGAAGGATCTGGCATTAAGGTCATTTCAGAACCTGGAAGCTACTATGTATCTTCTGCATTCACTTTAGCAGTTAATATCATTGCAAAGAAAGTTGTTGAAAATGATGTTGTTTCCTCTGGAggtaataatttttaagtttctGAAGTAAAATATAACTTTGTTTAAACTTTTTACACTTTGACTTAATATTATATTGAAGAGAATCGACAAATGCTAGAGTCTGTcaaatgtattccttttttcttggGTATAAAAGGAACATTTATGTGTCTCTTGAAGTTTATGTGTCTAAAATAATAGTATCTAATTGTCCTAATATTACTCCATTCAAAAATTCCAAAAAGCAAGTGGCAGCTTCTCTGGTATTTTTAGTTTACTGTCACTGTTGCAGGTTTAAGAACAAAAAATTAGTGCTccaacttctttatttccttACCTTAAAAGATGTATGTGTTTCATGAATAAGTTCCTTATCTTTATTCTGCTTTTGCAAAGCTAGtctcaatttatctttttttaattgcattgtaATGATTGTGAGAACCCAAAGGTTATTTTTAAGTATAGATTAGAATTATAATCTGCTAAAATTCAAATTGCCATAACCTTTTCTTTCAGTAGGAAAAACCGGGAGTAATGAACCAGCCTTTATGTATTACATGAATGATGGTGTTTATGGTTCTTTTGCAAGCAAATTGTCTGAGAACTTGAATACCATCCCAGAGGTTCACAAGGTGAGCACATTCAATAATACTTGTATAAGACACGTTTGAGTAGTGTTTGTTACACTGGGAGGAAAAGAGGTGTCTGTCTGTAGCAGATTTGGTCTAGCTATGTCTTGGAGATTGGAGGGAGGATGGGAAGAATAGTGGGAGTTGGGCAGAAATTTAAGGATTTTTCAATTTGGAAATTCAatgtaaaatttttatctttttttagaaATACAAGAAAGATGCGCCTCTGTTTACAAGCAGCCTTTGGGGTCCATCCTGTGATGAGCTTGATCAAATTGTGGAAAACTGTCTTCTTCCTGAGCTGAATGTGGGAGATTGGCTGATCTTTGATAATATGGGAGCAGATACTCTCCATGAGCCATCTGCTTTTAATGATTTTCAGAGGCCAACTATTTATTACATGATGTCATTCAGTGATTGGTAAGATGTCTAAGGTTTTAGGGAGGTTTTTTGCACGTTTGTTTTTAAAGCAGGATAAGAGATTTGGAAGTTTCATTTGGTGACAGTTCTAATTATGTATTagtccctataatctctcctgcctTTTGTGGGTGAATTCTTTTGGGTAGGTGGGGAGgaacataaatttttttaagaaggCTATCTACAATAGATACCTATTTCCTTGCCTTGCTCTACAGGTTGACATCCAACCCTATCATCAACCAAAACTGCCTTCTCTGAAGTTACTGAtgatttctcctctccctttttatcttgttttagtatcaattctaagacagaagagcagcaagagctagtctgttgaggttaagtgactttcccaagatcacacagctaggaagtgtcttaaggccagatttgaatttgggtcctcCTAActggtgctgtatccactgtgctaccttagCTGCCTCATTAACAATTTTCTAATTGTTGaatctaatgacctttttctTAGTCCttatctttcttgacttctctataGCCTTTGGATAAGGTTTGTGGTCACTCTTTTCCTGATTATTCTCTTTTGGTTTTCATCTTACTCTTCTCCCGGTTCTC
This sequence is a window from Monodelphis domestica isolate mMonDom1 chromosome 3, mMonDom1.pri, whole genome shotgun sequence. Protein-coding genes within it:
- the AZIN1 gene encoding antizyme inhibitor 1 isoform X3 translates to MKFGTTLKNCRHLLECAKELDVQIVGVKFHVSSSCKEPQVYIHALSDARCVFDMAGEFGFKMTILDIGGGFTGSEFQLQEVNHVISPLLDVYFPEGSGIKVISEPGSYYVSSAFTLAVNIIAKKVVENDVVSSGVGKTGSNEPAFMYYMNDGVYGSFASKLSENLNTIPEVHKKYKKDAPLFTSSLWGPSCDELDQIVENCLLPELNVGDWLIFDNMGADTLHEPSAFNDFQRPTIYYMMSFSDWYEMQDAGITSDTMMKNFFFVPSCIQLSQDDSSFSTEA